AAAGACTCAGTGTGACCCCGCAAAGGTAAATTCTAATCATATTAAAGGCTAAGCCAACCTGAAGACTCAAACTGAGGCTCTTGAAGGGACCTCATCTGGGGCATCTGTTTCCTGCGAATGATCTCCACCATGAGAGGCTTGTCCAGCATCTCAAACTCCTTGGACATCACGATCTGGTTGTAGTTACTCTCTCGGACAATAAACTGCAGAACCAAGAAACTTCACTTAGCACTTCTTTCAATGcgtaaaaaatcaatatatcaGTCTCTTCATATCAATCATGCTTACACTCTCTGACAATGAAATGCAGGACCAAGAAATACCATTTAGCACTTCTTTCATGGGGTAAAAAAATTAATCTAAGAAACTCCATTTAGCACTTCTTTCactgaataaaaaattaatCTATTAGTTTATTCATGCCTCAAAtttgtggatggggatgataggtagaaacaggtaggtatatttcatgcaggaactgccacatggagacctaatggcttcttgcagcttcccttattttctagtgtttttatgttcaagTTGTCTTACCTTCAAGCAAAACTCCTTAATGAAGAAGAGCTTGAGGCTTGCAGCATTACACAGTGCCACCAGAACATTGCGGTGGTTGATGGTGGCCTCCAGGTACTGCACACACAGCTGCTCCAGGCGCCTCATGTGACACTGCAGGTTATTAAGTGTGTGCTGGGGTCACATGGCAGTATACAAGACTATAAAAGCATTACTATAACACTACTGAATTATATGTAgaaatgtaagaataccatGATCTCTACCTGGCTTGTCTGAACAGAAACTGATTACGGTCACCTATAGATTTATGTTGtcttttatttcatataatgTTAAAATTTTTGGGGTAAGTTTTTAAAGGTTCTAAAATGCAAATTAATTGTAAATAAGGACAATGGACAAAGTTATTTTATTCCCAACCTCAAAAATCTCTAAGTGAACATTTATAAatcatagcacacacacacacacacacacacacacacacacacacacacacacacacacacacacacacacacacacacacaaacaaacaaacaaacaaacacacacacacacacacacacacacacacacacacacacacacacacacacacacacacacacacacacacacctgtacagcCAGACGATACACATCCATCATGATGAGGACAATCTTGTTGGGGTTCTGGTCTTTCTTGCAGCGGAATGGGTCAATGCGGTCTGTGTACACGTAGTTCAGCACCATCTCAAATGCCTCGGGCACGGCATCTGGCAGCTTCACCTCCAGCATCGGTAAGTCATGGGAGTGGAGGTTTACTGTCCCcaacacctgaaaaaaatagtCATTCTTGATTACTTTGCCTGTTTTATCTCCTCATCACCATTTATTTACTGTCCCAAACACCTGGAAAAAACAGTTGTTCTTAATTActttgtctgttttattttctctcccccctcatCATTTATTTACCGTCCCCAACACCTGAAAAAAGAGTTGGTCTAGATTACTTtgaatattttactttttttcctcctcttactcctcattTATTCACTGTCCCCAGCACTTGAAAAAATAACCCTTGTCTTGATTACTTTGAATACTTTTCTTCATCGCTAtcatcatttaatttatttactgtctcaaatacatgaaaaaaatattgttcttGATTACTTTGCCTGTTTTAtctatcttcatcatcatcatttcatttcattcaacTGCGCGTCTTTCTTCTAATCCACTGCTTCTTACCTATTATGAACAGCACATACAAACTTTCTCCAAgcattttttctcattataaTTCATTACTTCATATTTATCTTACACAGGACATACAAACCTTCTCTGAGCATAATTTCACATCATAATGCTTCTTACTCATTTTCAAGAGCACTTACACACCTCTAACTCTGTTCCTATAATAACTCAATGCTTCTTACTTATTATAAACACCACACACTGACCTTCTCCAAGTGTTTGTCTCTCGCCTCCATTGCCTGGCGGATGCGATTCCTCAGGTACTGGGAACGTGCCGCCACAAACACCACATGGGCGGGAATCCTCTGCTCCTCAGGCCCGACCAGGAAGTCCACATCAGTAAACTGTTGGCTTTCTAGCAGCTTTCCGAAGTCGTCATGAAGGGTGCACTTAGGATAGCAAGAGAACTGCAAAGAGAAGCTGTTATCAGTGtttcaaaatgaagaaaagggacaAAGGGAAAACACATGAGACTATACACTAATACATATAACTTCTCCCCTGCATTCCCATATTTATACATATACTCAACCTCaatttaagaaagaaaacacctttaaaaaaagaaagaagaaagtacttttaacaagttttctttcttacaaCAAGCTGTTTTTCCAAGTACAAATGGTATAGAAGTAAGATAAAGGCAAAtgtatatgaataaatgaatataaactCATTCAAAACCATTCTTTAACACGTATCCTTTCCTTCACAGGCAAGATAGCATAAAActacaaaataagtaaaaatacaagaaacaccTGGACACACCTGGAATCGGTACATCTCGCCGCTCCGTACATTGTTGTCGACTGTCCCGCCAAACACAAACATGGCATCTCCAACCACGGCAGCTGCATGGAATAGTCTGCCAGAGGGAACCTGGGAGTCTGGGGCAGGCTGGATCACTGACCATGTCTGGCTGTCTAAATCAAAgctgaaaaaatataaacaagtgaAAATTAGAAGTATAAGTAGGAGATTCAGAGGACCTTTACTTTCTGACTGTCTAAATCAAAGCTGAaaagagataaacaaatgagAATTGAAAGTATATGTAAGAAATTCAGAAGACCTTTACTTTCTGACTGTCTAAATCAAAGCTGAAAAGAGATAAACATGTGAGAATTAGAAGAATATAGAAGAAATTTATAGGCTCTTTGCTTCTATTGGCTTTTAAGGAACTCGTGATGAGATCCAAGGGAAGTAGAAGTTAGAAGACAATCAATGAATTATAATCCCATGCTGACACGTATTTCTCATACGTGGAAATTAAACTAACTGGAAACCAACTGAGAAAATCCAAGGTGTCTCAATGAAAACTCACCAGTGGAGATCGTTAGGGAGAGTGGAGTCGGCTGCTCCTCCGAAGACGTAGAGGTGGCGGTCGAAGGCAATCATGGTGTGTCCGTAGCGTCTGGTGGGCGGCGGAGGAGCGCCACGCAAGATGTGCTCCGTGGATATACGAGTCCAGCtatgggaggaaagagggaaagctATAGTGAgtggttttcttttatttatttatatatttattctttttttatataagaaggGTGCTGaccaatggcaaaaaaaaaaaaaataaaataaaataaaataaaataaaataaataagtaaataaatatataaataaataaataaataaaaaaaagctcactaaGGTGCCGGCCCCaaactatcattactattaccattattctagctatataccaggccagtagtCCTACATACAGTGGCCCATACaaggtgccacacacacacacacacacacatataccctCTTACTCCAGTTAACCCcatggaaaggaaaattacCCTTATTACTATTGGTATTACCATTATCTCATTTTATTGCATATAATTGGGGGTACATCAATGTTGGAGGTATGTAGTTGAATGGAAACCAATGGAAAAACCGAAAATTACTCAAGAGACTGTGTGTGGAAGAAGACATGGGAATAGATGTCACAAGAGATGATCTAGGAGCACAAAAAGTGGGGAAGACTCATAAGCAATTTAAACCcatatggaaaaataagaacaataaattAAATCATGTTATTTACTCCATCACAACAATGATCACAGAGCAAACATGGGGATGTGTGGATACAGGTAGGTAACTAGGTATATTTCATTCAGACTCCCATGTGaaggctttttttattttttttatataggagggacactggccaagggcaacaaaaatctaataaaaaaaacccactggAAAGAAAAAgcctgacagcttcttgcaacttcccttattttttatattcttaaataCACACAGCACAGTCAATACATTACCATCTGTCCTTGAAGGTGAAGTAGAAGAGAGAGTTGGTAATCTTGGCACCACTCTGCCCACTGAACACATACATGGAGTCTCGAGCGACCGCCACCGGGAAATTACAGCAAGTTGGCGGGCAGTCTCCGGTTTGGCTGATCTCCTCCCAGACTCTGTTGTCTCCCTgagtaataaatgaataataagtgagtgagggagCTCAGTGTATATAGAGGACAGGTagaaaatattacttttttcatcagttttcttTGTGTAGGATGCATgtagagaagagataaaaaatatgACCTacttttttcatgaattttcaaCGCATTCCAGACACAAATAATTAAGAGAACAAATAATCACACACTTTCACAATAAAACTCATACCCCAAGAGGAATGGTCCACATATCATTGAGTCGAGAATTTCCATCATATCCTGCAAATATCCACAGCTTCCCTTCGTAGACTGCTGCCCCGTGCGCTGACCGAGGAACCGGAGCCCTGGAGGTAAAGCGAGGGGTGGTGTGCACTGACTGATTGATAGGGAAGCTGCCACAACATCAGTCATATGGTGCCACTAATATAAATGTTCAAAGCAACTAAAATGGTAGGTCAAAATAGTGATAGTAAGAACAAAACTGTggcaaggtaaaaaaataaaatagaaaaaataaataaaaaataactaaaaatgaCCAGATATAAAATTAAATGGGATTAATCAGTGAGAAGTGAAGtgctacaaataaaaaaaggctgGTACTTCAATGTATTAATTTCAAGGAAGTGCAACAGAACTATAGCAGCCACACTACAATGCTATATGCGCAGTACAATCTAGAGTTTGACGAAGAACATACATTATCAGACAGGTTGGCACCTCTATCAAGACAATCCCAGTGTTAGGAGCAAGAATCAGATGCCTTTATAATACTGTCCTCACTCTAATTCATGGGAAAATAATGTTGTTATCGGTTTGAAATGTATACCTTCAATTTAAACATGCACCTGGTTCAATGACAATGGATTTTTAAAGCTGTAAGATTAAATGGGAGATTTCAAataattttttccttaattcccTTTCCTGCTGCTGAGAGTAAAGTCAAGAAATCAAAAAAGGTAATGCATTCTCAAAGCTGTAAGAATAAGTGGGATATTTCAAGTTATTTTCTTCCTAGTTCCCTTTCCTGCAGCTGAGAGTAAAGATGAGAGGCTCACCTGCCAGTAAATTTCCACTCAAGCCACTGCCCGGTCTGAAAGCGGTACTCAAACAGGTCATTCTGGTTCTTAAGGTTGCTGTTGCTATGAATGTCCCCCGTGAAGCCTCCAAACACAAACATGGATGATTCATGTACCTGGAAAAAGAAGCAGCTATGTACAGTAGTCTGAACCAAGGTAAAACATTATTAGTTGCATATTCAAGTTTTATGATCTCTAGTTAACAATACTCTGCAACAGTCTTTTCAAATGAAGGATGCAGAAAGTGGCAAACAATTATTCATGTCCAGGAAAATCATTACAACTTTtcttaataaaaaatatatgagaaaagTAAGTGCTCCCAAATTTTAGATCTACAAATATTAAAATCATGCAAACAACAGCCCTCCTGGACAttatacacacaaatatatagcatttttcctttctctcttcatttactttGTCCTCTCATCCCACTCTTCTCTTAATTGTTCTCCTCCatcactcactcctcctcttcctcagcccTCCTGGAGATtttacacacatatacacaacattttccctttctctctctatttactttGCCCTCTCATcccactcttttcttaattCCTCTGCTCCAtcactcattcctctttcccctcctcttcctcccacttaACAAATACATCAAGAGCAATGGATGCCTCACCACAGCAGAGTGATGATAGCGAGGGGCGGGAGGAGTGCCTGTGGAGAACGCTCTGCCCCATGATTTTTCCTTCACATCGAAGCGTAGCAGGTCATTTAACATCCACTTGCCATTGTCACCACCAAACACGTATATAGCATCCTTGTATGCCACCACTGTGTGTTTGCTTCGCCTGAAAAATATAGGTTGTGAGGTTCTATGTCCTTTGCTTGTGTCCGAGATTAGCACTATTTGAGTCTTGTGTATTTACATGAGTAGCTATTCAGTCAATTACAGTGATGTCTTTCTAAGTAAGAAGTTACCAAATACTCTAAAAACACTGACCTGACTAAACCAAAAGTATAAAAGTAAAGTTAATCAAGCCCAGCTCAATTAAACCAAACGTAATTATATCAAGCAAGTTACCATGGCAGATACTCTAAAAACACCGATTTCACTAAATTGAAAAGTATactaaaaactaaaattaatcaAGCTTCATTCAATTAAACCAAACTGATATCACACAAGCAAGCTTCAATAACcagcctctctctttcatggCTAATCTCTCAGTG
Above is a window of Scylla paramamosain isolate STU-SP2022 chromosome 31, ASM3559412v1, whole genome shotgun sequence DNA encoding:
- the LOC135088691 gene encoding leucine-zipper-like transcriptional regulator 1, yielding MAIAGPPGLEFDHNWPESAECLTLDFGPFETVHRWKCMPECDEFVGARRSKHTVVAYKDAIYVFGGDNGKWMLNDLLRFDVKEKSWGRAFSTGTPPAPRYHHSAVVHESSMFVFGGFTGDIHSNSNLKNQNDLFEYRFQTGQWLEWKFTGRAPVPRSAHGAAVYEGKLWIFAGYDGNSRLNDMWTIPLGGDNRVWEEISQTGDCPPTCCNFPVAVARDSMYVFSGQSGAKITNSLFYFTFKDRCWTRISTEHILRGAPPPPTRRYGHTMIAFDRHLYVFGGAADSTLPNDLHCFDLDSQTWSVIQPAPDSQVPSGRLFHAAAVVGDAMFVFGGTVDNNVRSGEMYRFQFSCYPKCTLHDDFGKLLESQQFTDVDFLVGPEEQRIPAHVVFVAARSQYLRNRIRQAMEARDKHLEKVLGTVNLHSHDLPMLEVKLPDAVPEAFEMVLNYVYTDRIDPFRCKKDQNPNKIVLIMMDVYRLAVQCHMRRLEQLCVQYLEATINHRNVLVALCNAASLKLFFIKEFCLKFIVRESNYNQIVMSKEFEMLDKPLMVEIIRRKQMPQMRSLQEPQFESSGTTLEEDMEQFLKSTGIDFCDITLMLDGTPLRAHKSVLAARCSYFEAMFRSFMPENSIVQIAIGEMIPSQQSFDSLLRYIYYGDVDMPPEDSLYLFSAPYFYGFTNNRLQAFCKQNLEMNVTFENVIQILEAADQIQATDMKKYALNLIVHHFPKVAQLPKLRCLSRALLLDILEALAEDMSDSKLCHDMSSISLSTSDSG